The following are encoded in a window of Bacillota bacterium genomic DNA:
- a CDS encoding glycosyltransferase family 4 protein, producing MIMNGERYHILQVIRPVAGGMRKYILDLLAHSTREIFRHTVFGPEDPALAAEVHTRGAEYLTADYRRPLLAAGQLRRSIQDLRPQLIHSHGYQACVLTQLATWGLGVPKVATLHNMLSPRDLWVFRFTQRVLPRYRQFIAVSPPLGQMLAPLGPVEVLLWGVESQPARSPGGQEMAKILVASRMLPGKGIETFLQALAQLEGSCPPPYVVDLAGSGPALETYQELGRQLKLDHRLRWWGYVEDMSRFWRTADLVVLPSHQEGLPLTLLEAMSWGVPIIATAVGGIPQALDYGNCGTLVPAQDVESLSQRIGEFLQDPRPFWALAAKARHRQQALFSVSRAVQAQEGIYRALLR from the coding sequence ATGATCATGAATGGAGAAAGGTATCACATTTTGCAGGTCATCCGCCCCGTGGCCGGCGGCATGCGCAAATATATCCTAGACCTCTTGGCCCATAGCACCAGGGAAATCTTTCGGCACACGGTCTTCGGTCCCGAGGATCCCGCCCTGGCCGCAGAGGTTCACACCAGGGGAGCAGAGTACTTGACTGCGGATTACCGGCGCCCCCTTTTGGCCGCGGGCCAACTGCGTCGGTCCATTCAGGACCTTCGGCCCCAGCTGATCCACAGCCACGGGTACCAGGCCTGTGTCCTAACCCAACTGGCCACCTGGGGGCTAGGGGTGCCCAAGGTAGCCACCCTACACAACATGCTCTCGCCCCGGGATCTTTGGGTCTTTCGGTTCACCCAGCGGGTGCTGCCCCGGTACCGGCAATTCATTGCGGTGTCCCCACCCCTCGGGCAGATGCTAGCCCCTTTAGGCCCGGTGGAGGTTCTCCTGTGGGGCGTGGAATCCCAACCGGCCCGTAGTCCTGGGGGACAAGAGATGGCAAAGATCCTGGTGGCTTCCCGGATGCTGCCGGGAAAGGGAATCGAGACCTTCCTCCAAGCCCTCGCCCAGTTGGAAGGGTCCTGTCCCCCGCCGTACGTGGTGGACTTGGCCGGCAGCGGTCCAGCCCTGGAAACCTACCAGGAACTAGGGCGCCAGTTGAAACTGGATCACCGGCTGCGGTGGTGGGGTTATGTGGAAGATATGTCCCGGTTTTGGCGGACCGCCGACTTGGTGGTCCTCCCCTCCCACCAAGAGGGTCTGCCCCTTACTTTGCTGGAAGCCATGTCCTGGGGAGTCCCCATCATCGCCACTGCGGTGGGGGGCATTCCCCAGGCCCTAGATTACGGAAACTGCGGCACCCTGGTTCCCGCCCAGGATGTGGAAAGCTTAAGCCAAAGAATCGGGGAGTTTTTGCAGGATCCTAGGCCCTTTTGGGCGTTGGCCGCCAAGGCTCGCCACAGGCAACAGGCCCTGTTCAGTGTGTCTAGGGCCGTACAAGCCCAAGAAGGGATCTATCGGGCCCTTTTGAGGTGA
- a CDS encoding DUF494 domain-containing protein, translating into MSRKVIEIVMNMIEYALMDNEDSDGIDMVQDLIKQGYAMEDIDTAFQFVLSLPEILKEKMQRREVVDCHGDAIRVLSPQERAKLREDAQEWLLRLYSAKLLTPDEFEAILTEVDILELEEVGVRELKWILSQVVEDEGRAILLATTPVFGPGSKDKILGQLN; encoded by the coding sequence ATGAGCAGGAAAGTCATCGAAATTGTCATGAACATGATCGAATATGCATTAATGGATAATGAGGACAGCGACGGCATCGATATGGTCCAGGACCTGATCAAGCAAGGCTATGCCATGGAAGACATTGATACAGCCTTTCAGTTTGTGTTAAGTCTTCCAGAGATCCTTAAGGAGAAGATGCAACGGCGTGAGGTGGTCGACTGTCACGGCGATGCCATCCGGGTTTTGTCGCCCCAGGAGCGGGCCAAACTCAGGGAAGATGCCCAGGAATGGTTGTTGAGACTATATAGCGCAAAGCTCCTTACCCCTGATGAATTCGAGGCGATTCTGACCGAAGTAGATATCCTGGAGCTGGAGGAAGTGGGGGTGCGGGAACTGAAGTGGATCCTCAGCCAAGTGGTGGAGGATGAAGGCCGTGCGATTTTGCTGGCCACCACCCCCGTCTTCGGGCCCGGCTCCAAGGATAAGATTCTTGGTCAGTTAAACTGA